The following proteins are co-located in the Manihot esculenta cultivar AM560-2 chromosome 9, M.esculenta_v8, whole genome shotgun sequence genome:
- the LOC122724643 gene encoding uncharacterized protein LOC122724643, translating into MLAWSIEISHYCLECRPRTTIKSQALADFIAECSFNEKQAELGEMSSETLEGESERQPPREFSWKLYVDGASGAGGSGVGIVLKGPEGFKVCYALCLEFSATNNVAEYEALINGMMIATEVGATDLKINSDSQLVISEITGAYQARDPTMQSYLARVKAIEAELRGQGIMVKYQRIPREENEEADLLSQLSEEELKQLPDEVYIQHISTPAFDKGNTVMEIEERWNWMTPYLDYLERGKLPEDKVEARKIAAQAANYQAVRETLYQRGKSSPWLRCVSPEEAVRVMEEIHQEVCGAHEGARTLANKIFRQGYYWPTVKREAEEFIRKCDVCQRFANAINVPATLQSSISSPWPFSQWGIDILGPFPKTTGQKRFVIVAVEYFSKWPEAEAVPTITARKMIDFVWGNIICRFGIPRVLISDNGRQFDCNAFKEFTRNMGIWHKFSSVAHPQTNGQT; encoded by the coding sequence atgctTGCATGGTCCATCGAGATTAGCCATTACTGCTTAGAATGCCGACCTCGCACcaccataaaatctcaagctcTCGCTGACTTTATAGCGGAGTGCTCTTTCAATGAAAAACAAGCAGAGCTAGGTGAGATGTCCTCGGAGACGTTAGAAGGCGAGAGCGAGAGGCAACCCCCACGAGAGTTTAGCTGGAAGTTGTATGTGGATGGGGCGTCAGGAGCTGGGGGCAGCGGTGTAGGGATAGTGTTGAAGGGCCCTGAAGGGTTCAAAGTCTGCTATGCTCTATGCCTAGAGTTCAGTGCCACCAACAATGtagcagaatatgaagccctaataaatggGATGATGATCGCGACGgaagtaggggcaaccgacctcaaGATAAATAGCGACTCCCAATTAGTAATCAGTGAAATAACAGGGGCATATCAGGCAAGGGACCCAACCATGCAGAGTTACTTGGCAAGGGTAAAGGCGATAGAGGCCGAGTTAAGAGGCCAGGGGATCATGGTAAAataccaaagaatacctcgggaagaaaatgaagaggCAGATTTACTCAGCCAACTGTCTGAAGAAGAATTGAAACAACTCCCGGATGAGGTATACATACAACATATCAGCACTCCTGCCTTTGACAAAGGAAACACCGTAATGGAGATAGAAGAAAGGTGgaactggatgaccccatacctcgACTATTTGGAAAGAGGAAAGCTACCCGAAGACAAAGTTGAGGCGAGGAAAATTGCAGCTCAGGCCGCCAACTACCAAGCAGTGAGGGAAACTTTATACCAAAGAGGGAAGTCTAGTCCGTGGCTCCGGTGTGTAAGCCCGGAGGAAGCTGTGAGGGTGATGGAGGAGATACACCAAGAAGTATGCGGAGCTCATGAAGGAGCTAGGACACTGGCAAACAAAATATTCagacaaggatactactggcccactgtcaaAAGGGAGGCCGAGGAGTTCATCCGAAAATGTgatgtatgccagaggtttgccaATGCCATCAATGTTCCAGCCACTCTCCAGTCCAGTATATCCAGCCCATGGCCGTTCTCGCAGTGGGGTATAGACATTCTGGGGCCTTTTCCCAAGACCACAGGACAAAAAAGGTTTGTAATAGTGGCGGTGGAGTACTTTTCAAAATGGCCAGAAGCAGAGGCAGTCCCCACAATCACAGCaagaaaaatgatagattttgtCTGGGGCAATATTATATGCAGGTTTGGCATACCGAGAGTGCTCATATCAGATAATGGCAGGCAGTTTGACTGCAATGCTTTTAAGGAGTTCACGagaaacatgggcatatggcataaattctcctcaGTGGCCCATCCCCAAACCAACGGCCAAACATAA
- the LOC110623610 gene encoding BAHD acyltransferase DCR, which translates to MPSSSTTTIISKCTIYPDQKSSIKTLKLSVSDLPMLSCQYIQKGVLLSYPPYSFDDLITFLKRSLSTALSFFPALAGRLSTDSDGHVHIVCNDAGVYFIQAKARHLYIDNVLSPSDVPDCFKGFFSFDKMLSYSGHSNPLAAVQVTELADGVFIGCIVNHAVTDGTSFWHFFNTFAEICKGAKKISNSPDFSRDTVFNSPAVLKFPAGGPKITFSGNEPLRERIFHFSREAILKLKYKANNGNLLCDPVEILGKQCNDSWKVVNGGDFSENFLKNKTIEISSFQSLCAQLWRSVTRARNLFPSKTTTFRMAVNCRHRLEPRLHPYYFGNAIQSIPTVAPVGELLSHNLNWGAELLHKNVVAHDDGTVRKGVADWEREPRLFPLGNFDGASITMGSSPRFPMYNNDFGWGRPLAIRSGRANKFDGKISAFPGREGNGSVDLEVVLAPETMAGLEMDGEFMQYVSTSV; encoded by the coding sequence ATGCCTTCTTCTTCTACTACCACGATCATCTCCAAATGCACAATCTACCCTGATCAGAAATCATCAATCAAAACACTCAAGCTCTCTGTTTCTGATCTTCCTATGCTCTCTTGCCAGTATATCCAAAAGGGTGTTCTTCTTTCTTATCCACCTTACTCGTTTGATGATCTCATTACATTTCTCAAACGCTCTCTTTCTACTGCTCTTTCTTTCTTCCCTGCTCTCGCCGGTCGTCTCTCGACGGACTCTGATGGCCATGTTCATATAGTTTGTAATGATGCTGGTGTCTATTTCATACAAGCTAAAGCTAGGCACCTTTATATCGATAACGTTCTTTCTCCTTCTGATGTTCCTGATTGCTTCAAGGGTTTCTTCAGTTTTGATAAAATGCTTAGTTATTCTGGTCACTCTAATCCCTTGGCTGCAGTTCAGGTCACTGAGCTTGCAGATGGTGTTTTCATTGGCTGTATTGTGAATCATGCAGTTACTGATGGAACTTCGTTTTGGCATTTCTTTAATACTTTTGCTGAAATCTGTAAAGGAGCCAAGAAAATATCAAATTCTCCTGATTTTAGCCGCGACACCGTTTTCAACTCTCCGGCCGTGCTTAAATTCCCTGCTGGTGGCCCGAAGATTACCTTCTCTGGTAACGAGCCATTGCGTGAGAGAATTTTCCACTTTAGCAGAGAAGCTATTCTCAAGCTTAAATACAAAGCTAATAACGGTAATCTCTTATGTGACCCGGTAGAGATTTTGGGAAAACAATGCAATGACAGTTGGAAAGTCGTTAACGGAGGAGACTTCTCTGAGAATTTCTTAAAGAACAAAACGATAGAAATATCGTCGTTTCAATCATTGTGCGCACAGCTTTGGCGGTCGGTCACACGTGCGAGGAATCTCTTTCCCTCTAAAACGACAACATTTCGTATGGCAGTAAACTGCCGGCATCGACTCGAGCCGCGACTCCACCCGTACTACTTTGGAAACGCTATACAGAGCATTCCCACAGTGGCTCCGGTGGGAGAGCTGCTCTCTCATAATTTAAACTGGGGAGCTGAGCTGCTGCACAAAAACGTCGTCGCACATGACGACGGTACGGTGAGGAAGGGAGTAGCAGATTGGGAGAGGGAACCACGCTTGTTCCCGCTAGGAAACTTCGACGGTGCATCAATCACGATGGGTAGTTCTCCGAGATTTCCCATGTACAATAATGATTTTGGGTGGGGCCGACCTTTGGCCATTAGGAGTGGTAGAGCCAATAAATTTGATGGTAAGATTTCAGCTTTTCCGGGGAGAGAAGGGAATGGGAGTGTGGATCTGGAGGTTGTTCTGGCACCGGAAACAATGGCTGGGCTTGAAATGGATGGTGAATTCATGCAGTACGTATCGACAAGCGTGTGA
- the LOC110622738 gene encoding APO protein 2, chloroplastic codes for MALFHGKLIVFHPKAEGSIVSHCPRSQIREFSLYSGLSSLDSFQHSCSKLRHGLKSVIKLRKLQHPHALVITNEYPQNADFPRNYSTKEKKPFPVPVVELRRAARERFKNRKGQPKRQAPPPKNGLVVKSLIPLAYDVFNARIIMINNLKKLLKVVPVHACGWCNEIHVGPVGHPFKSCKGKYASLRKGLHEWTNATIEDVFVLIEAYHLFDRLGKRISHEERFSIPRIPAVVELCIQAGVDMSEYPTKRRRKPIIRISRSEFVDADESELPDPVPEVPVKPLLSEIPNSEIVAPSNEEESKFLAEETLQAWEKMRKGAKRLMKIYPVRVCGYCPEVHVGPSGHKAQNCGAHKHQQRNGQHGWQAAVLDDLIPPRYVWHVPDVNGSPMQRELRNFYGQAPAIVEICIQAGADVPEQYKSTMRLDIGIPTSVREAEMVV; via the exons ATGGCTTTGTTTCATGGTAAATTGATTGTATTCCATCCCAAAGCGGAGGGCTCCATAGTTTCTCACTGCCCCAGATCACAAATTCGTGAATTTAGTCTCTACTCAGGTCTCAGTTCGCTTGATTCTTTTCAG CATAGCTGTAGTAAACTTAGACACGGACTGAAGTCtgtaattaaattaagaaagttGCAGCATCCACATGCGTTGGTTATCACAAATGAGTATCCGCAAAATGCTGATTTCCCTCGAAATTACTCGACGAAAGAGAAAAAGCCCTTTCCAGTACCCGTAGTTGAATTGAGACGAGCTGCGAGAGAGAGATTCAAGAACAGGAAAGGCCAGCCTAAAAGACAAGCCCCTCCTCCAAAAAATGGCTTAGTTGTTAAGAGCCTCATACCACTTGCTTATGATGTGTTCAATGCTAGGATTATCATGATTAACAATCTCAAGAAATTGTTGAAAGTGGTGCCTGTGCATGCTTGTGG GTGGTGTAATGAAATCCATGTGGGACCTGTAGGACATCCATTCAAGTCATGTAAAGGCAAATATGCTAGCCTCCGAAAGGGCCTTCATGAGTGGACAAATGCAACTATCGAAGATGTGTTTGTTCTTATAGAAGCCTACCACCTTTTCGACCGCCTAGGAAAGCGCATTTCTCACGAGGAGAGATTTTCAATCCCCCGAATTCCTGCTGTAGTCGAGCTCTGCATTCAAGCAGGCGTGGATATGTCCGAATATCCGACGAAAAGGAGAAGAAAACCGATCATTCGTATCAGTAGAAGTGAATTTGTTGATGCAGATGAAAGTGAGCTACCGGACCCTGTCCCAGAAGTTCCTGTAAAGCCACTATTAAGTGAAATACCTAACTCAGAAATAGTAGCCCCATCTAATGAAGAAGAAAGCAAATTTCTTGCTGAGGAAACACTGCAAGCATGGGAGAAGATGAGGAAAGGAGCCAAGAGGCTGATGAAGATCTATCCAGTGAGAGTTTGTGGATATTGCCCAGAGGTGCATGTAGGACCCAGTGGACACAAAGCACAGAACTGTGGAGCCCACAAGCACCAGCAAAGAAATGGGCAACACGGTTGGCAGGCTGCGGTTCTTGATGACTTGATACCACCAAGATACGTTTGGCATGTTCCTGATGTAAATGGTTCACCAATGCAGCGGGAGCTTAGGAATTTCTATGGACAAGCCCCTGCCATTGTGGAAATCTGCATTCAGGCGGGTGCAGATGTGCCAGAGCAATACAAATCAACTATGAGGTTGGATATTGGAATCCCCACCAGTGTTAGAGAAGCTGAAATGGTTGTTTGA
- the LOC110623487 gene encoding sulfoquinovosyl transferase SQD2 isoform X1: MTITEIRVEEEEDNLPLLVDPQTNSKPRRIALFVEPSPFAYVSGYKNRFQNFIKYLREMGDEVMVVTTHEGVPEEFYGAKLIGSRSFPCPWYQKVPLSLALSPRIISEVARFKPDIIHASSPGIMVFGALIIAKLLCVPIVMSYHTHVPVYIPRYTFSWLVKPMWSIIKFLHQSADLTLVPSAAIGRDLQAARVTEANKIRLWNKGVDSESFHPHFRSDEMRCRLSNGAPEKPLIVHVGRLGVEKSLDFLKSVMDRLPDARIAVIGDGPYREELEKMFTGMPAVFTGMLGGEELSQAYASGDVFIMPSESETLGLVVLEAMASGIPVVGARAGGIPDIIPPEQEGKTGFLFNPGDVDDCLRKLEPLLNNGELRETIGKAAREEMEKYDWRAATRIIRNEQYNAAIWFWRKEGAQQVLRPFQWLVKRLFPSPEV; this comes from the exons ATGACTATTACGGAGATTAGagtagaggaggaggaggataaTCTTCCTCTTTTGGTTGATCCTCAGACCAATTCCAAGCCTCGCCGCATTGCTCTTTTTGTTGAGCCTTCTCCATTTGC ataTGTGTCAGGATATAAAAATAGGTTCCagaattttatcaaatatttacGCGAAATGGGGGATGAG GTGATGGTTGTGACAACACACGAAGGAGTACCTGAGGAGTTTTATGGAGCAAAATTGATTGGATCACGGAG CTTCCCCTGCCCCTGGTACCAGAAGGTGCCTCTTTCTTTGGCACTCAGTCCAAGAATAATTTCAGAGGTTGCACGGTTTAAACCTGATATAATACATGCATCATcacctgggataatg GTTTTTGGCGCTCTTATTATTGCAAAACTGTTATGTGTCCCCATTGTGATGTCTTATCACACTCATGTTCCTGT ATACATCCCAAGGTACACTTTTAGCTGGCTAGTGAAACCCATGTGGTCGATCATAA AATTTCTGCACCAATCAGCTGATCTTACCCTGGTACCATCAGCTGCTATAGGGAGGGATCTTCAAGCAGCTAGGGTAACAGAAG CTAATAAGATTCGACTTTGGAATAAGGGTGTTGACTCTGAGAGCTTCCACCCTCATTTCCGCTCTGATGAAATGCGATGTAGATTGAG CAATGGTGCACCTGAAAAACCATTGATAGTCCATGTTGGACGACTTGGGGTCGAGAAAAGCTTGGATTTCCTTAAAAG TGTCATGGATAGGCTTCCAGATGCAAGAATTGCCGTCATTGGAGATGGACCATATAG GGAGGAACTTGAAAAGATGTTCACTGGTATGCCTGCTGTCTTTACCGGGATGTTAGGAGGAGAAGAGCTCTCTCAGGCATATGCTAGTGGGGATGTTTTCATAATGCCTTCAGAATCTGAGACGCTCGGTCTCGTTGTTTTGGAGGCCATGGCTTCAGGGATACCGGTAGTGGGAGCTCGTGCTGGTGGAATCCCAGATATAATTCCTCCAGAGCAGGAAGGCAAAACTGGTTTTCTGTTTAATCCTGGAGATGTTGATGATTGCTTGAGGAAATTAGAGCCATTGTTGAACAACGGCGAACTCAGAGAAACCATTGGTAAAGCAGCACGTGAAGAAATGGAGAAGTATGACTGGAGGGCAGCAACTCGAATAATACGAAACGAACAATACAATGCTGCGATTTGGTTCTGGCGCAAGGAGGGAGCGCAGCAGGTTCTGAGACCTTTTCAATGGCTGGTAAAGCGTCTTTTCCCATCTCCAGAAGTTTAA
- the LOC110623487 gene encoding sulfoquinovosyl transferase SQD2 isoform X2, whose amino-acid sequence MVVTTHEGVPEEFYGAKLIGSRSFPCPWYQKVPLSLALSPRIISEVARFKPDIIHASSPGIMVFGALIIAKLLCVPIVMSYHTHVPVYIPRYTFSWLVKPMWSIIKFLHQSADLTLVPSAAIGRDLQAARVTEANKIRLWNKGVDSESFHPHFRSDEMRCRLSNGAPEKPLIVHVGRLGVEKSLDFLKSVMDRLPDARIAVIGDGPYREELEKMFTGMPAVFTGMLGGEELSQAYASGDVFIMPSESETLGLVVLEAMASGIPVVGARAGGIPDIIPPEQEGKTGFLFNPGDVDDCLRKLEPLLNNGELRETIGKAAREEMEKYDWRAATRIIRNEQYNAAIWFWRKEGAQQVLRPFQWLVKRLFPSPEV is encoded by the exons ATGGTTGTGACAACACACGAAGGAGTACCTGAGGAGTTTTATGGAGCAAAATTGATTGGATCACGGAG CTTCCCCTGCCCCTGGTACCAGAAGGTGCCTCTTTCTTTGGCACTCAGTCCAAGAATAATTTCAGAGGTTGCACGGTTTAAACCTGATATAATACATGCATCATcacctgggataatg GTTTTTGGCGCTCTTATTATTGCAAAACTGTTATGTGTCCCCATTGTGATGTCTTATCACACTCATGTTCCTGT ATACATCCCAAGGTACACTTTTAGCTGGCTAGTGAAACCCATGTGGTCGATCATAA AATTTCTGCACCAATCAGCTGATCTTACCCTGGTACCATCAGCTGCTATAGGGAGGGATCTTCAAGCAGCTAGGGTAACAGAAG CTAATAAGATTCGACTTTGGAATAAGGGTGTTGACTCTGAGAGCTTCCACCCTCATTTCCGCTCTGATGAAATGCGATGTAGATTGAG CAATGGTGCACCTGAAAAACCATTGATAGTCCATGTTGGACGACTTGGGGTCGAGAAAAGCTTGGATTTCCTTAAAAG TGTCATGGATAGGCTTCCAGATGCAAGAATTGCCGTCATTGGAGATGGACCATATAG GGAGGAACTTGAAAAGATGTTCACTGGTATGCCTGCTGTCTTTACCGGGATGTTAGGAGGAGAAGAGCTCTCTCAGGCATATGCTAGTGGGGATGTTTTCATAATGCCTTCAGAATCTGAGACGCTCGGTCTCGTTGTTTTGGAGGCCATGGCTTCAGGGATACCGGTAGTGGGAGCTCGTGCTGGTGGAATCCCAGATATAATTCCTCCAGAGCAGGAAGGCAAAACTGGTTTTCTGTTTAATCCTGGAGATGTTGATGATTGCTTGAGGAAATTAGAGCCATTGTTGAACAACGGCGAACTCAGAGAAACCATTGGTAAAGCAGCACGTGAAGAAATGGAGAAGTATGACTGGAGGGCAGCAACTCGAATAATACGAAACGAACAATACAATGCTGCGATTTGGTTCTGGCGCAAGGAGGGAGCGCAGCAGGTTCTGAGACCTTTTCAATGGCTGGTAAAGCGTCTTTTCCCATCTCCAGAAGTTTAA